The following is a genomic window from SAR86 cluster bacterium.
CATTACAAATCAAAGAGAAACAACTATTGTATGGTCAAAGGATTCGGGTATTCCAATTTACCCAGCAATTGTTTGGCAAGATAGGAGAACAAATGATCTCTGTGAAAGCATGAGATCTATTAAAATAGATAATTTGATTAAAGAAAAAACTGGATTGATCTTAGATCCTTATTTTTCAGCTACAAAAATTAAATGGATTCTTGATAATGTAGATGGCGCAAGAAAAAAAGCAGAGAATGGCGAATTATTATTTGGAACTGTAGACACATTTCTAATTTATAACTTAACTTCAGAAAAGAATCACTTTACTGATATTACAAATGCATCAAGAACAATGCTTTTTAATATAGTAGAAAAAAAATGGGATGAAGAATTATTAGAACTCTTTGATATACCGATTTCTATGATGCCTAAAGTCAAATCTTGTGACGCCTACTATGGAACGATCAAAAAAAATGATAAAAAAATTCCCATTAATGGTGTAATTGGCGATCAACAGAGCGCATTAGTTGGTCAAGGATGTTTTCAAAAAGGAGATATAAAATCCACTTATGGCACTGGCTGTTTTTTAATAGTAAATACTGGTGATGAAGTAATAAATGTAAAAGAAGGATTATTAACAACTATTGGATATGAGTTAAATAATGAGGTTTGTTATGCACTTGAAGGCAGTATTTATTCTTGTGGGACTCTTGTGAAATGGCTAAGAGATAAAATGAAATTATTTAATAATGCTTCTGAAAGTGAAAATTTCATGAATAAAAATTGGAACTCTAATAATGTTTTGTTTCTTCCTGCATTAAATGGTTTGGGTGCCCCATATTGGAACTCAGAAATTAGAGGTGGTTTTTATGGAATAACACAAAGTTCTTCAAAAAATGATTTAATAACAGCGGTATTTAAATCAATTTGTTTCCAAACCTTAGATATTGTAAAAATTTTTAAAAAATATGATATTTCTATCAATCAGTTAGCAATAGATGGAGGTATGGTAAACAATAAAAGCTTCTGTCAAATGCTTTCAGACATAATACAAACAGATGTTTTTAGGCCAACAAACTCAGAATCTACTGCACTAGGGGCATGTAAGGTAGCTAAAATAGGTTCTGGTTTAAATTTCAAAGACGAAATTATAGATGGCACAAAATATTGTCCGAATAAATCTTTAAAATCAATCCAGAATGAAGATTTTTCTAAATGGGTTAACTATATAGATCGCAGTATTAAAAGCATAAAATAACCTATTATTTTTATATATTTAAGGATTAACTAAATTTAAAAATATCATATACAATAACTGCTTTTTTAGGTTAAGGCTTTTATGTATAAATATAAAATTTTTAATAATATCGCACAAGAGGGCATAGATATTCTTAATGAGAATAACATTCTTATAGATGAACTTGAGCCAGACGCATTATTTTTAAGAAGTCATATTTTAAAAAATTCAGATTTTAATAAATCGCTTAAATGTATTGGTCGAGCAGGTGCTGGAACTAATAATATTCCAGTAGACTTTGCAACGAACAATGGGATAGTTGTTTTTAATACTCCTGGCGCGAATTCTAACGCCGTTAAAGAATTAGTAATCTGTGGGATGATATTAGCTTCAAGAGGAATTATACAGGGCAATACTTATACAAAGAGTTTATCTAATGAAACAAGTGAAAGTATAAACACTTCAATAGAATCACAAAAGAAAAATTTTAAGGGTAACGAACTAAAAGGAAAAACTTTAGGAATAATTGGATTAGGCGCGATTGGATCACTTCTTGCTCGAACAGCTGAAGTTATGGGTATGAAAATAATTGGGTATGATCCGCATATATCCATAGATTCTGCATGGAGGTTGCCAAAGGATGTTCAAAAAGCGGATTCACTTGAAGATTTGTTATCAAATTCAGACTATGCATCGCTTCACATTCCATTGAACAAACAAACCAAAAACATGATATGCAGTAAAACAATTTCTTCATGTAAAGATGGATTAAAACTTATAAATTTATCGCGGGGAGGTATTGTAAATAATGATGATGTTATAGAAGGATTAAATAACAATAAACTCTCAAAATTTGTGACTGATTTTCCAACCTTAGAATTAATTGAACGAGCAAGCACAAAAAATGATGTAATACTGTTGCCACATATAGGTGCCAGTACGCAAGAAGCTGAAATTAATTGTGCAGAAATGGCTGCAGAACAAATTAGTAACTTTTTAAAAAATGGAATCATAAATAATTCAGTCAATTTTCCAACCATTAGACTTAGTCGAAGTACTAAATATCGTTTAGTTGTAATAAATTTAAATGAACCAGGAATGATAGGAATGATAACTGATGAAATTGGAGCTTTAAATATTAATATTGCCGATATGACCCACAAGACAAGAGATAAAATTGGTATTAGTCTTATAGATTTAGAGACCGAACCTAATAATTTACTGATTAATAATATTCAAAATTTAGAAAATGTAATAAGTATTAGAGTTTGTAAACAGTAGTATTTCTACTCAAGATAAAGAAAAGATATAGTTAAATATATAGAATTTTGATTGTATATAAAAATTGAATAAATAAACACTTGTCAACAGTTGCAAACAATGATAATAGAGGGTACAGAGGATAAGGCCTTGATAGTGTAAATTTTGACCAGTATTTACATAAGTTACTAATATAAGGTTATATTTTAATATCTGTATAAATTTTGTACAAGTTTACAAAAACCTTTATATAATAGGGTTTTATGTGCTATAAATAAAGTTATCCATAACTTTATCCACAGTTTCTGTGGATAAAAAATGAGATGTTTTTTATATGGTTATGACTGAAACTGAACTACCAAAAAATTGGCAAAATATACTTGATATAGACATTAATATTAGTTGCATCAATAAATGTATAGAAATAATTAATGAAAAAAGATCTAAAGGAATTGAAATTTATCCAACAAACAAAAATATTTTTAGAGCCTTTAAAAAATGTGGATATCAACAAACAAAAGTTGTAATTTTTGGACAAGATCCTTATCACCAATTTGGTATTGCTGATGGTCTTGCATTTTCTAGCGGTATCGAAAGTAAAGTACCAGCATCACTTCAAAATATATTTAAAGAAATAAAAAATGATATTGGATTTATTCATAATACAAAATCAAATTTAGATTCATGGGCAAAACAAGGAGTTCTTCTTCTTAATACATCATTGAGCGTTGAGCATGGAAAACCTAATTCTCATAGAAATATTGGCTGGTCAAATTTAATCAATGCTGTAATAAAATCTTTAAGCGATAAGGGAAAAGTTGTTTTTATGTTATGGGGTAATGAAGCAGCAAAAATTGAAGCTTTAATTGATTGCAAGAAAAATTATGTACTTCGGTCATCTCATCCTTCACCTTTGTCGGCTCACGTAAGTTTTTTTGGTTGCAAACACTTTTCAATGGCAAACAAATATCTAAAAGCTAACAATATTAATACTATTAATTGGTGACTTTTAAGATTAAATTGTTTTTTGTTAATTCTTCTTCAAAGCTTGTTTTAATCATGGCATGAAAAACTTTTTTGTTATTAATAAAAATTGGTTTACCAATTAAACCTATTTCTTTCTCATTTATATATTTATCATCTGCAATTACTGTTATAAATTTTCTTCTACTAACACCAAGATATTTCATTCTGGCAATAATTTCTTGACCTCTGAAGCAACCTTTTTCAAAAGATACTCTCAAATTGTCATAATTCAACTCAAAGGGTCTAAATTTTCCAAGATCCTCTGCGAGCATGCTATAGTTGTTCAATATTGCATTTGCAATATTCCAGTTATAATTAGAAATTTTAGATTCATCAATTTTTGATGCATGCAAGGAAATATAAAGCTTAATTTCTTTATTTTCGAGCGTTTTCATCATTCCGGTTTTGGTCTTATCTTTTTTAAATGTTATGTGCCCAAATACATACTCACTAGATTCAACAAATTCGCAATTATAAAATTTAATAAAAGGCTTAAGTTCTTCAATAAAGATATTTTTTTGATCTTTAGAAATGACAATTTTAAAAGTATCTTTTTGTTTAACAATGTAAAAATCTGACATTACAAAACCTTTTTGGTTACAAATTGCTGATAATTGAACAGCATTATCTTGAAGTTTTTCTATATCAGACGTAACCTGACCCTGAAGAAATTCGAAAGCTTTTTTACTATCTCCTGAAATTTTTATAACAGACAGACTAGGAAGATGTATTGTTCCATATTCTAATATTTTTTTTTCTATATCGATTTTTCTTGTAAAATAATTTTTTATATTCATATTTTAACCAATGAACAAAGAAATAAACAGAATTGCTTGGAAATGTAGAAGAGGCATGAGAGAAATCGATCTACTATTAAGAGAGTTTTCAAAAGAGCATTTAAGCAATCTTGATATTAAAAATATTGAATTACTTGATTTAATTTTAGAAAGAGATGACCAGTCCTTATATGATTATATTTTTAAAAATATCTCTTTAGGCAACAGCGAGCAAGAAAAATTCATTGATACGTATTTAAAAAAATTTACAAAACAAGGAAACTTTTAATATTTTTTACTGTCTTAAAAACAAGGAATCTGTGATTGATGAATAATCTTGTTAACAAGGATGATAATTTGATCATTGAAAAAGCCAAAAAAGGCAGTGAGGAAGCTATAACGTATCTAATGAACAAATATTATCCAAGGGTGTATTCATCTTTGTACTCCTTTACAAAATCTCATCAAGATTCTGAGGATTTAGCTCAACAAACATTCATCAAAGTGTGGAGCCAAATTGATAAATTTAGAGGCGAAAGTGCTTTTTTTACTTGGGTATATAGGATTGCAATAAATTTAGCAAAAAATTATGTTTCAAGTGCAGGTTATAAGAAATCAAGATTAAATATTTCTTCAGATGATTTTGATCTTGAATTTAATTCAGTATCAAATCCAGAACTTGATTTAATCCATAGTGAGGCTCTTGAACTAATTAGTAACTTTATTAAAACTTTACCAGAGTTATTGAAAACATCATTTCTGCTTAGAGAGGAAGATGGTAAATCTTATGAAGAAATATCTACAATTACCAACACACCCATTGGTACAGTAAGATCAAGAATATTTAGAGCAAGAGAATTAATATTAAATTTTATTTCTGAGGAGATCAGCGGTGAATGAAATAGATAATAATGATGAAAAGTTATCAGCTTTTTACGATGGTGAGATAGCCGACAATGAAATTAATGATATATTATCAAAGGTTTCTGATGATAAAACTATACAAAATAAGATTTTTAGATACGGACTTATAAGTGCTGCTATATCTCGCGATAGTAAAATCGTTAAATTACAAAATAAAAAAACTCTTCATATAAATCCTTGGATATCTAATGCGGCAACAGCTGCAGCATCAGTTTTATTGACATTGTTTTTTATAAATCAATCAGATTTATTAAGATATGGAACCGATCAATCGGCTAACAAAGAAATTGCTTTAGCTATTCAAAGCGAAGAGGCAAAATTAATTGCTGATAGAGATAATAGTGTTCTAGTTGACCATGTAATGAACATAATAAATAACCCAGAATACATGAACAATCAAAATAACTTTGATTTAACAAATGTTGGATTCTCTTCTCAAAAAGGATCTGGCTATAAATTTTATACAAACGGAAGCCAAAATTTTTTAATGCGTATTGAAAAAAATAAATTTGGTATCACTAAAGTTAAGTACTGGAAGCATGGAAACAAATCTATATTTGTAATACCCTTAAATAACGAGCAAACTATGACTTTATACGGTAATATTACTGCTGATAATGCCATTAAAATTGCAAACTCAATCAAATAAAAACTATGAAAAACTTAATCAATTACTGTATATTCTTTTTTGCACTATTTGTTATAACAGGCTTCAGCGAGGCTAACTTACCGAGCAATATATCTGACTTAGTAAAGGATTCAGCGCCTGCAGTTGTAAATATTACATCAAAAAAAGAATCTACCCAAAGCAATCAATATGGATATGGAATTCCAGATGAATTGCTGGAAAGGTTTGGCATACCAAGACAGTATAGGCAAATGCCTGAGCAAAAAAGAGAGTCTATTTCTTATGGATCTGGCTTTATTTTTAAAGAAAACTATATTCTCACGAATTATCATGTTGTTGAAAATGCTACAGAAGTAACAGTATCTTTGTCTGATAGAAGAGAATATTTAGCAGAAGTTATAGGAGTAGACAGATTATCTGATCTTGCAGTGCTTCAAGTTGAGGGAAAAGATCTACCAAAAGTTAATATAGGCAATAGCGATAATTTATTAGTTGGAGATTGGGTTGTCGCTATAGGTTCACCTTTTAGTTTTGATTTTTCAGTAACAGCTGGGATTATTAGTGCTAAGGGCAGAAGCATTCAAAATAACAACATTGGTAACTATGTTCCTTTTTTGCAAACTGACGTTGCTATTAATCCAGGGAACTCCGGAGGCCCACTTTTTAATCTCGATGGTGGAGTTGTAGGTATAAATTCACAAATTTATTCTCGCAGTGGTGGATATCAAGGTTTGGCTTTTGCAATACCTATAAATGTTGCAGTTGATGTTGCTGAACAAATAATAAATACCGGTAAAGTTGCTAGAGGCTACCTTGGGGTAAGAATGAGTGAGGTAGATAGTGATCTTGCCGATGCTTTAGGCATGAAAAAACCATATGGCGCACTAATTAATGATGTTGAAGCAGGCGAATCAGCCGACAGGGCAGGATTAATGCCAGGAGACGTCATAATTGAATTTGATAAAAAGGAAATAAAATTTAGTAGTGATCTTCCACATGTTGTTGGACAGATAAGACCAGATACAGATGCTTATGCAAAGGTTATTAGAGATGGTGAAGAAATCAAACTTAAGTTTCTCCTTGGAGAATTACCAGTTAATAAAGAATCATTCATTCCAGCAAAAGCTCAATCTTCATCAGATCCTGTGGGTATAAAAGTAGCTGACATAGATAGAGATAATCCATCCATGGAAAATCTTCAAGATGGTGCTATTGTCACCCGCGTTGATCCTGGTTCTTCAGCATCTGGCAAAATAACAAGAGGCGATGTTATCACAATGATTCAATACAAAGGCAAGAAATATGACGTTTATGATAAAGATTCTTATGTCAGCTCAATAGAGAATTTTTCAAGTGGCAATAAAGTAGCTTTTCATATTATTAGAAATGGCACCAGACTCATAAGATCGATAACAATTAAATAATCTGTCATTAATTCCAATAATATAGTCATTGGCTGTAAAATAGCTGCAAATGATGAAGAACATAAGAAATTTTTCCGTTATTGCTCATATTGATCATGGTAAATCTACTTTATCAGATAGATTAATTGAGTATTGTGGTGGATTATCCTCAAGAGAAATGGCAGATCAAATTCTCGATTCAATGGATATTGAAAGAGAAAGAGGCATAACTATAAAGGCTCAAGCTGTTTCACTTACTTACAAAAAAAATGATGAAGAATATCTGTTAAATTTTATTGATACACCAGGCCATGTTGATTTTTCGTATGAGGTTTCTAGATCATTGTCTGCATGTGAAGGCGCACTGCTTGTAGTTGATGGCTCTCAGGGAGTTGAGGCTCAAACCCTAGCAAATTGTTATACAGCAGTTGAGGAAGGGTTAGAGGTGTTACCTGTAATTAACAAAATTGATTTACCACAAGCAGAACCAGATAGAGTAAAACTTGAAATTGAAGAAATGGTAGGCATTAATGCAAACGAAGCTCCGCTTGTAAGTGCAAAAACTGGGGATGGTATTAATAATTTACTTGATCAACTAATCTCCAATATCCCAAGCCCAAAAGGAAATCCTAATGCAAAGCTTCAAGCATTAATTATAGACTCATGGTTTGATTCTTATTTAGGTGTTGTGTCTTTAATAAGAATAAAAAATGGAACGATAAAAACTGGTCAAAAATTTCAAATACATTCTAATGGTCAAACACATACCGTTGATGATGTTGGTATTTTTTCACCAAAGAAAATATCAAAACATCAACTAGCAGCAGGTGAGGTTGGTTATTTAGTTGCAGGTATTAAAGATATTAAAGGAGCTCCTGTTGGAGATACTGTTGTTGAACCAAATGATGAATTAGCTGAAGCCTTATCTGGTTTTAAAAAAGTTAATCCAAAAGTTTTTGCATCAATTTTTACGCTTAACTCTGATGATTATGAAAAATTTAGAGATGCGCTATCTAAACTGGTTCTCAATGACTCCTCTTTAGTATATGAACCAGAGGTTTCTGATGCTTTAGGATTTGGATTTAGATGTGGCTTTCTAGGAACGTTACACATGGAGGTAGTTAGAGAAAGATTAGAAAGAGAATATGACTTAGATCTAATATCTACAGCACCATCTGTAGAGTATGAAGTTCTAAAGACTGATGGAGAGATAATAAAGTGTGACAATCCCTCGCAATTGCCACTACCAAATGAAATTGATGAAATAAGAGAACCTATCGTAAACACGACTGTTATTTCACCAAATGAGTATGTAGGAAACATTATTACTCTATGTACTGCAAAGAGGGGCGTTCAAAAAGATATGAAATACTTCGGTAATCAGGTTTCAATTATGTTTGAAATGCCATTATCATCTGTCATTATTGATTTCTTTGATCAAATAAAATCATCAACTAAAGGTTTTGCTTCAATTGAGTACGCTTTGATTGGTTTTCAAAAATCAGATTTAACCAAAATAGATGTTCTTATAAACAATAATAAAATTGATGCATTATCTATGATTGTACATAAATCTTTTTCTACATCAAAAGCAAGAGAAATTGCAAAAAATTTGCAGAAATTAATACCAAGACAAATGTTTGATGTTCCAATACAGGTTGCACTTGGTGCTAAAATTATTTCTAGAGAAACCGTGAAAGCTTATAGAAAAAATGTTACCGCGAAACTTTATGGTGGTGATGTAACTAGAAAAATGAAATTATTAGAAAAACAAAAACAGGGCAAAAAGAAAATGAAACAGCTTGGGAAAGTTTCAATACCGCAAGATGCATTCTTAAATTATTTTAGCTCAGGAGAAAATTAATGATTTATGATCCTATGTTTATTTTGTCTTTAATAGGAATGTTTGCTTGTCTTACCTTTTGGGTAAGAAATTCAATTAAAGAATCTGACGATTTTGCATTTATTATCAAAAACCTTTCAACAATAAGCACAGCTTTTGGGTTATTGATGCTTTATAGCATTTTTATAAATGCTGGTGATCTTGGTATTGTTTTATTAATCGGCTCAATAGTATCTTTAATTGTATTGCTCCTCGGAATATATTTAAAAAATAAGACAATTGTTTCTTCTAGTCGAGGATATTTCATTCCAATTTTCCTAATTTTTGTATTAAGAACTTTTTTATATGAACCATATCAAATTCCTTCTGGATCGATGATGCCAGGTCTTAAGGTTGGTGATTTTGTTTTAGTTAATAAGTATTCTTATGGGCTCAAAATTAATAGAACTAATAAATCATTCATCAAATTTAATGAGCCTGATTATGGTGAGGTTGTTGTTTTTGTTCCGCCATACAATCCAGTTCCCTATGTAAAAAGGTTAATTGGTAAACCAGGCGATACAATTAGAATTATCAATAAACAAGTTTATGTAAATAATAAACCATTAGAAAAAACTTTAATTTCATCTAACAATGAGTTTATTACAAAAAGAATTCTAGACAGCACAGGACAAATTAAAAAAGTACAGCAAGAAGCAAAAGTCGATATATTTTCTGAAAAAAATATTAATAATTCATATATGACTAGAAACATAAAAGGATCAAATATTCAGTATCCTCAGGAATGGACTGTGCCAAATGGTTTTTATTTTGTGATGGGTGACAATAGAGATAATTCCAACGATAGTACTAAGGATGTGGGTTTTGTTCCAAGGGATCATTTTTTTGGAAAAGCAGAGTATCTTTGGATGTCATGGGAATGTTGGACATGTATACCTAACTTTAGCCGTGTAGGAAAAATAAATTGATGGAAATCAAGCTCGAAGATAAATTAGGCTATTCTTTCAATAATAAAGGTTTATTAGGCTTGGCATTTATACATAAAAGTTTTAACAATATAGAAAATAATGAACGATTAGAATTTTTAGGCGATGCAATACTAAATGCAGTAATCTCTGAGTATCTTTATTTAAGATTTGATTCCGAAAATGAAGGCCTTCTAACAAGGATGAGATCTTATTTTGTAAAAGCAGAGATGTTAACGAATAAAGCCGAGGAATTAGGTTTAACTGAATATATAAAAATGTCTAAAGGGACTGCAAATTTAGATAAAAAAAGAAAAAATTCAATTCTTGAAGGCGTATTTGAAGCCGTATTAGGATCAGTTTTTTTAGATGGTGGATGGGAAAAAGTAAAGAATTTAATATTAGATGTTTTTGATGATGAATTTAATTCTATTTCTGCAGACATGGAATTTAGAGATTCAAAGTCTGAGTTGCAAGAATTATTTCAATCTATGAAGGTATCTCCTCCAGAATATAGTTTGAAAAATACTAAAAATGGGTTCGAATGCACTCTTAATTTTGATAATAAAGAATTTATCTCTGTGGGTAGATCAAAACAAATTTCTGAATCGAGAGTTGCAGAAGCAGTTCTTCAATATGTTAAAGCTTCTAATGATTAAATCGTATTGTGGATACATTTCTATTTTAGGAAAACCTAATGTTGGGAAATCTACAATTATTAACCATCTATTAAAAAAGAAAGTTTCAATTACATCAAGAAAATCTCAAACAACTAGAAATAATATTTTGGGTGTTAAGACTGATAAAAACAAACAAATGATTTTTGTAGACAGTCCCGGAATGCACTCTAAATCCCCAAAAATAATGAACAAAATATTAAACAAAACAGCTTCTGGGCTAATAGAAGAATCAGATCTGGTTTTATTTGTTATGCAAAGATTGCAGTTTACAAAAGAAGATTACTTTATTTTAGATAAACTTAAGAGCACTCAGGCTAAAGTAATATGTGTTATCAATAAAATAGATCAAGTGGATGATAAAAATAAACTTTTACCTTTATTAGATCAACTTTCAAATAATTATAACTTTTTACAAATAATACCTATTTCTGCTATTAACGATAACGGAATCCAAGAGCTTGAAGATATCATAAAAGTTAATTTGCCAGAAAACCCGCACTTGTATGGTAAAAACTTTTCAAATGAAGAAAATAATGATCATTTTATGATTTCAGAACTAATTAGAGAAAAAATTATACGGATCCTAGGTGATGAGTTGCCTCATGATACGTTTGT
Proteins encoded in this region:
- the glpK gene encoding glycerol kinase GlpK; its protein translation is MTNFLSIDQGTTSSRAVIYNEDDIAIYDSQKEYSLDFPNDGWVEADPSTLLQTVNQCLDDVLRERNIDIISCGITNQRETTIVWSKDSGIPIYPAIVWQDRRTNDLCESMRSIKIDNLIKEKTGLILDPYFSATKIKWILDNVDGARKKAENGELLFGTVDTFLIYNLTSEKNHFTDITNASRTMLFNIVEKKWDEELLELFDIPISMMPKVKSCDAYYGTIKKNDKKIPINGVIGDQQSALVGQGCFQKGDIKSTYGTGCFLIVNTGDEVINVKEGLLTTIGYELNNEVCYALEGSIYSCGTLVKWLRDKMKLFNNASESENFMNKNWNSNNVLFLPALNGLGAPYWNSEIRGGFYGITQSSSKNDLITAVFKSICFQTLDIVKIFKKYDISINQLAIDGGMVNNKSFCQMLSDIIQTDVFRPTNSESTALGACKVAKIGSGLNFKDEIIDGTKYCPNKSLKSIQNEDFSKWVNYIDRSIKSIK
- a CDS encoding 3-phosphoglycerate dehydrogenase family protein; protein product: MYKYKIFNNIAQEGIDILNENNILIDELEPDALFLRSHILKNSDFNKSLKCIGRAGAGTNNIPVDFATNNGIVVFNTPGANSNAVKELVICGMILASRGIIQGNTYTKSLSNETSESINTSIESQKKNFKGNELKGKTLGIIGLGAIGSLLARTAEVMGMKIIGYDPHISIDSAWRLPKDVQKADSLEDLLSNSDYASLHIPLNKQTKNMICSKTISSCKDGLKLINLSRGGIVNNDDVIEGLNNNKLSKFVTDFPTLELIERASTKNDVILLPHIGASTQEAEINCAEMAAEQISNFLKNGIINNSVNFPTIRLSRSTKYRLVVINLNEPGMIGMITDEIGALNINIADMTHKTRDKIGISLIDLETEPNNLLINNIQNLENVISIRVCKQ
- a CDS encoding uracil-DNA glycosylase, which translates into the protein MTETELPKNWQNILDIDINISCINKCIEIINEKRSKGIEIYPTNKNIFRAFKKCGYQQTKVVIFGQDPYHQFGIADGLAFSSGIESKVPASLQNIFKEIKNDIGFIHNTKSNLDSWAKQGVLLLNTSLSVEHGKPNSHRNIGWSNLINAVIKSLSDKGKVVFMLWGNEAAKIEALIDCKKNYVLRSSHPSPLSAHVSFFGCKHFSMANKYLKANNINTINW
- a CDS encoding succinate dehydrogenase assembly factor 2, whose translation is MNKEINRIAWKCRRGMREIDLLLREFSKEHLSNLDIKNIELLDLILERDDQSLYDYIFKNISLGNSEQEKFIDTYLKKFTKQGNF
- a CDS encoding sigma-70 family RNA polymerase sigma factor, which gives rise to MNNLVNKDDNLIIEKAKKGSEEAITYLMNKYYPRVYSSLYSFTKSHQDSEDLAQQTFIKVWSQIDKFRGESAFFTWVYRIAINLAKNYVSSAGYKKSRLNISSDDFDLEFNSVSNPELDLIHSEALELISNFIKTLPELLKTSFLLREEDGKSYEEISTITNTPIGTVRSRIFRARELILNFISEEISGE
- a CDS encoding RseA family anti-sigma factor, whose protein sequence is MNEIDNNDEKLSAFYDGEIADNEINDILSKVSDDKTIQNKIFRYGLISAAISRDSKIVKLQNKKTLHINPWISNAATAAASVLLTLFFINQSDLLRYGTDQSANKEIALAIQSEEAKLIADRDNSVLVDHVMNIINNPEYMNNQNNFDLTNVGFSSQKGSGYKFYTNGSQNFLMRIEKNKFGITKVKYWKHGNKSIFVIPLNNEQTMTLYGNITADNAIKIANSIK
- a CDS encoding Do family serine endopeptidase; this translates as MKNLINYCIFFFALFVITGFSEANLPSNISDLVKDSAPAVVNITSKKESTQSNQYGYGIPDELLERFGIPRQYRQMPEQKRESISYGSGFIFKENYILTNYHVVENATEVTVSLSDRREYLAEVIGVDRLSDLAVLQVEGKDLPKVNIGNSDNLLVGDWVVAIGSPFSFDFSVTAGIISAKGRSIQNNNIGNYVPFLQTDVAINPGNSGGPLFNLDGGVVGINSQIYSRSGGYQGLAFAIPINVAVDVAEQIINTGKVARGYLGVRMSEVDSDLADALGMKKPYGALINDVEAGESADRAGLMPGDVIIEFDKKEIKFSSDLPHVVGQIRPDTDAYAKVIRDGEEIKLKFLLGELPVNKESFIPAKAQSSSDPVGIKVADIDRDNPSMENLQDGAIVTRVDPGSSASGKITRGDVITMIQYKGKKYDVYDKDSYVSSIENFSSGNKVAFHIIRNGTRLIRSITIK
- the lepA gene encoding translation elongation factor 4; this translates as MKNIRNFSVIAHIDHGKSTLSDRLIEYCGGLSSREMADQILDSMDIERERGITIKAQAVSLTYKKNDEEYLLNFIDTPGHVDFSYEVSRSLSACEGALLVVDGSQGVEAQTLANCYTAVEEGLEVLPVINKIDLPQAEPDRVKLEIEEMVGINANEAPLVSAKTGDGINNLLDQLISNIPSPKGNPNAKLQALIIDSWFDSYLGVVSLIRIKNGTIKTGQKFQIHSNGQTHTVDDVGIFSPKKISKHQLAAGEVGYLVAGIKDIKGAPVGDTVVEPNDELAEALSGFKKVNPKVFASIFTLNSDDYEKFRDALSKLVLNDSSLVYEPEVSDALGFGFRCGFLGTLHMEVVRERLEREYDLDLISTAPSVEYEVLKTDGEIIKCDNPSQLPLPNEIDEIREPIVNTTVISPNEYVGNIITLCTAKRGVQKDMKYFGNQVSIMFEMPLSSVIIDFFDQIKSSTKGFASIEYALIGFQKSDLTKIDVLINNNKIDALSMIVHKSFSTSKAREIAKNLQKLIPRQMFDVPIQVALGAKIISRETVKAYRKNVTAKLYGGDVTRKMKLLEKQKQGKKKMKQLGKVSIPQDAFLNYFSSGEN
- the lepB gene encoding signal peptidase I encodes the protein MIYDPMFILSLIGMFACLTFWVRNSIKESDDFAFIIKNLSTISTAFGLLMLYSIFINAGDLGIVLLIGSIVSLIVLLLGIYLKNKTIVSSSRGYFIPIFLIFVLRTFLYEPYQIPSGSMMPGLKVGDFVLVNKYSYGLKINRTNKSFIKFNEPDYGEVVVFVPPYNPVPYVKRLIGKPGDTIRIINKQVYVNNKPLEKTLISSNNEFITKRILDSTGQIKKVQQEAKVDIFSEKNINNSYMTRNIKGSNIQYPQEWTVPNGFYFVMGDNRDNSNDSTKDVGFVPRDHFFGKAEYLWMSWECWTCIPNFSRVGKIN
- the rnc gene encoding ribonuclease III translates to MEIKLEDKLGYSFNNKGLLGLAFIHKSFNNIENNERLEFLGDAILNAVISEYLYLRFDSENEGLLTRMRSYFVKAEMLTNKAEELGLTEYIKMSKGTANLDKKRKNSILEGVFEAVLGSVFLDGGWEKVKNLILDVFDDEFNSISADMEFRDSKSELQELFQSMKVSPPEYSLKNTKNGFECTLNFDNKEFISVGRSKQISESRVAEAVLQYVKASND
- the era gene encoding GTPase Era, with amino-acid sequence MLKLLMIKSYCGYISILGKPNVGKSTIINHLLKKKVSITSRKSQTTRNNILGVKTDKNKQMIFVDSPGMHSKSPKIMNKILNKTASGLIEESDLVLFVMQRLQFTKEDYFILDKLKSTQAKVICVINKIDQVDDKNKLLPLLDQLSNNYNFLQIIPISAINDNGIQELEDIIKVNLPENPHLYGKNFSNEENNDHFMISELIREKIIRILGDELPHDTFVKLDFLEKEDSIIKIHASIFVVRESQKQIVIGSGGSVLKKIGEQARKDLEKYFEKKIFLKTWVKVKKNWNTDLNYIQSLGVGSNHESN